A region of Thermococcus barossii DNA encodes the following proteins:
- a CDS encoding prefoldin subunit beta: MQNIPPQVQAMLGQLESYQQQLQLVIQQKQKVQLELTEAKKALEELEKVDDGATIYKTVGTLIVRTKKGKAVEELKEKVETLEVRLNALERQEKKLNEKLKELTAQIQSALRPTAG, from the coding sequence ATGCAGAACATTCCGCCCCAGGTTCAGGCCATGCTCGGTCAGCTTGAGAGCTACCAGCAGCAGCTCCAGCTCGTCATTCAGCAGAAGCAGAAAGTCCAGCTCGAGCTCACCGAGGCAAAGAAGGCCCTCGAGGAGCTTGAGAAGGTGGATGACGGAGCTACCATATACAAGACCGTCGGAACGCTCATCGTCAGGACCAAGAAGGGCAAGGCCGTCGAGGAGCTGAAGGAGAAGGTCGAGACGCTGGAAGTCAGGCTCAACGCCCTCGAGAGGCAGGAGAAGAAGCTCAACGAGAAGCTCAAGGAACTTACCGCCCAGATACAGTCCGCCCTCAGGCCCACCGCAGGCTGA
- a CDS encoding DNA-directed RNA polymerase subunit P, whose translation MVMAVYRCAKCGREVELDLENTREVRCPYCGSKILYKPRPRVARRVKAI comes from the coding sequence ATGGTGATGGCCGTTTACCGCTGCGCAAAGTGCGGAAGGGAGGTCGAGCTCGACCTCGAAAACACCAGGGAAGTCCGCTGCCCCTACTGCGGCAGCAAGATACTCTACAAGCCCAGGCCGAGGGTGGCCAGGCGCGTAAAGGCGATCTGA
- a CDS encoding RuvB-like helicase: MPVIEEVAPRSFERVGMHSHIRGLGLDENGKAKFMADGMVGQVKAREAAGIAVELIKRGKLAGKGILLVGPTGSGKTAIAMGIARELGEDVPFVQIAGSEIYSAEVKKTEFLKEALRRAIGVRISEERKVYEGEVREIKINRTRHPFNPYVEIPESVIITLRTKDDEKTIRAGREIAYQLMEMGVEEGDVIQIDAETGRISKIGTTKEEEGLFFKRKVNLPSGPVLKIKEFTYTVTLHDLDVANARGNIFGLLFSTGMEISDEIRQRVDETVKGWIEEGKATLVPGVLFIDECHMLDIEAFSFLARAMESELAPILILATNRGRTKIRGTDIEAPHGIPIDMLDRLLIINTEPYKKEEIREIVKIRAREEKIEVSEEAIEYLAELGEKTSLRYAVQLLAPASVLAGGGRVEREHIEKAKDYFADLRRSMEFVEKLEGMLS, translated from the coding sequence ATGCCGGTGATAGAGGAAGTGGCTCCCAGGAGCTTCGAGAGGGTCGGCATGCACTCCCACATAAGGGGCCTCGGTCTCGACGAGAACGGAAAGGCGAAGTTCATGGCCGACGGAATGGTCGGGCAGGTCAAGGCGAGGGAAGCCGCTGGGATAGCGGTCGAGCTCATCAAGCGCGGCAAGCTCGCCGGCAAGGGAATCCTCCTCGTTGGTCCGACCGGGAGCGGTAAGACGGCAATAGCCATGGGCATAGCGAGGGAGCTCGGCGAGGACGTGCCCTTCGTCCAGATAGCGGGGAGCGAGATATACTCGGCCGAGGTCAAGAAGACCGAGTTCCTGAAGGAGGCCCTCAGGAGGGCGATTGGAGTTAGAATCAGCGAGGAGAGGAAGGTCTACGAGGGCGAAGTCAGGGAGATTAAAATCAACAGGACGAGACACCCCTTCAACCCCTACGTCGAAATCCCCGAGAGCGTCATCATAACCCTCCGCACGAAGGACGACGAGAAGACGATTAGGGCCGGCAGGGAGATAGCCTATCAGCTCATGGAGATGGGCGTCGAGGAGGGCGACGTTATACAGATAGACGCCGAGACGGGCAGGATTTCGAAGATAGGCACCACGAAGGAGGAAGAGGGGCTGTTCTTCAAGCGCAAGGTGAACCTTCCGAGCGGGCCGGTGCTCAAGATAAAGGAGTTCACCTACACCGTTACCCTCCACGACCTCGACGTTGCCAACGCCCGCGGCAACATCTTCGGCCTGCTCTTCAGCACGGGCATGGAGATAAGCGACGAGATAAGGCAGCGCGTTGACGAGACCGTCAAGGGGTGGATAGAGGAGGGGAAGGCGACGCTCGTGCCTGGAGTGCTCTTCATAGACGAGTGCCACATGCTCGACATCGAGGCCTTCTCCTTCCTCGCGAGGGCGATGGAGAGCGAGCTGGCGCCGATTCTTATCCTCGCCACCAACAGGGGAAGGACGAAGATAAGGGGCACAGACATAGAGGCGCCGCACGGAATACCGATTGACATGCTCGACAGGCTTCTCATAATCAACACCGAGCCCTACAAGAAGGAGGAGATCAGGGAGATAGTGAAGATCCGCGCGAGGGAGGAGAAGATAGAGGTGAGCGAGGAGGCCATCGAGTACCTCGCGGAGCTCGGCGAGAAGACCAGCCTCCGCTACGCCGTCCAGCTCCTCGCCCCGGCGAGCGTCCTAGCGGGGGGCGGAAGGGTAGAAAGGGAGCACATCGAAAAGGCCAAGGACTACTTCGCCGACCTCAGGAGGAGCATGGAGTTCGTGGAGAAGCTGGAGGGCATGCTCAGCTGA
- a CDS encoding 50S ribosomal protein L37ae: MGRTTKVGSAGRYGPRYGLKIRRRVAAVEAKMKQKHVCPVCGRKAVRRISTGIWQCQKCGATFAGGAYLPTTPAGKVAKRVTASKA; the protein is encoded by the coding sequence ATGGGAAGGACTACTAAGGTTGGTTCGGCCGGAAGATACGGTCCCAGGTACGGTCTCAAGATTAGAAGAAGGGTCGCGGCCGTTGAGGCCAAGATGAAGCAGAAGCACGTCTGCCCGGTCTGCGGAAGGAAGGCTGTCAGGAGGATAAGCACTGGCATATGGCAGTGCCAGAAGTGCGGCGCCACCTTCGCCGGCGGTGCCTACCTGCCGACCACTCCGGCGGGAAAGGTTGCCAAGCGTGTCACGGCCTCCAAGGCCTGA
- a CDS encoding tRNA-binding protein: MWDTSKDYRLLVAEKSVELFLKTVEHAKFKGKWNKKGAIQLAKEMIPEIQAMRYSYVEPKELIETPQMKALKEKASGIIEALGGEDWHHKFISLADKSEREKVEEQVAKVRFFLNTILGLDKRLALGKINDPVIAVDIKVGEVMSVGKHPNADRLLVTNVNIGDRAITVVTNDLTVKEGNRVAVALLPPANFRGIVSEGMFLGAGEGVLKDVKGEIGGLPKGIPLEAFNETRNLVEAFLKG, from the coding sequence ATGTGGGACACGAGCAAGGATTACCGCTTACTGGTGGCGGAGAAATCGGTGGAGCTGTTCCTGAAGACGGTGGAACACGCGAAGTTCAAGGGGAAGTGGAACAAGAAGGGAGCGATTCAGCTGGCGAAGGAGATGATTCCGGAGATACAGGCGATGAGGTACAGCTACGTGGAGCCGAAGGAGCTGATTGAAACACCGCAGATGAAGGCACTGAAGGAGAAGGCCAGTGGTATAATCGAGGCCCTTGGCGGGGAGGACTGGCACCACAAGTTCATCAGCCTGGCAGACAAGAGCGAGCGCGAGAAGGTCGAGGAGCAGGTTGCAAAGGTCCGCTTCTTCCTGAACACCATCCTCGGCCTTGACAAGCGCCTCGCCCTCGGGAAGATAAACGACCCAGTCATAGCGGTGGACATCAAGGTAGGTGAGGTCATGAGCGTCGGCAAGCACCCGAACGCCGACAGGCTTCTCGTCACCAACGTGAACATCGGCGACAGAGCCATTACCGTTGTTACGAACGACCTGACCGTCAAGGAGGGCAACCGCGTGGCCGTCGCTCTGCTCCCGCCGGCCAACTTCCGCGGAATAGTGAGCGAGGGCATGTTCCTCGGCGCTGGTGAAGGCGTCCTCAAGGACGTGAAGGGGGAAATAGGTGGCCTGCCCAAGGGGATTCCGCTGGAGGCATTCAACGAGACGAGGAACCTCGTGGAGGCGTTTTTGAAGGGGTGA
- a CDS encoding 7-carboxy-7-deazaguanine synthase QueE — protein MKLIMAEVFNSWQGEGGSVEGSAFGRRQIFVRFAGCDLNCLWCDSREYINASRVFRWRSEVEPFTGKFEYRPNPARLDEVVEAILRLDTGDIHSISYTGGEPTLQVKPLKALMGEMKSLGFDNFLETHGGLPELVKEVASVTDYASVDIKDETAKATEDWRSLVLREVESVRILKEAGAKVYAKLVVTSETKPGNVRWYAELLKGLAPLVIQPREPIEISQEKLMNLYREAALVMGRKNVGLSFQVHKYLNVL, from the coding sequence ATGAAGCTGATAATGGCCGAGGTCTTCAACAGCTGGCAGGGTGAAGGGGGGAGCGTTGAAGGCTCAGCATTCGGCAGGAGGCAGATTTTCGTAAGGTTCGCCGGCTGCGACCTTAACTGCCTCTGGTGCGACTCCCGGGAGTACATCAACGCCTCCCGCGTTTTCCGCTGGCGCTCCGAGGTTGAACCCTTCACGGGGAAGTTCGAGTACAGGCCGAACCCTGCTCGGCTGGATGAGGTCGTTGAAGCGATACTCCGCCTCGATACCGGCGATATACACTCGATAAGCTACACGGGGGGGGAGCCGACGCTTCAGGTGAAACCGCTTAAGGCCCTCATGGGGGAGATGAAGAGCCTAGGCTTCGACAACTTTCTGGAGACGCACGGCGGTCTGCCGGAGCTGGTCAAGGAGGTTGCTAGCGTTACGGATTACGCGAGCGTGGACATAAAGGACGAGACGGCCAAAGCAACCGAAGACTGGCGCTCGCTGGTTCTCCGCGAGGTCGAGAGCGTAAGGATTCTGAAGGAAGCCGGGGCCAAGGTTTACGCCAAGCTCGTCGTTACTTCCGAGACGAAGCCCGGGAACGTCCGCTGGTACGCGGAGCTGCTGAAGGGCCTGGCCCCCCTCGTAATCCAGCCGAGGGAGCCAATAGAGATAAGTCAGGAAAAGCTGATGAACCTTTACCGCGAGGCGGCCCTGGTCATGGGGAGAAAGAACGTCGGGCTGAGCTTTCAGGTGCACAAATACCTCAACGTCCTCTGA
- a CDS encoding ribosomal biogenesis protein — translation MMLITTSHRPTRRTRSFGHDLEKVFPNSLYLTRGKKTIQDLLMEAYDRNYERLLIINVWKGNPLKMTFIKVDPEDWGYLGYLYLHGIKLQREIGFRDVRPIREEMPLVVTTAKRVGLDHVAFAQVFAELTGGVFVPRKERSLLGIADRYNTDVLSVIERHPRGMAVNFYRLDVSREKAVGPLISVKIWIMEDGRRWDYKEASWLKRKTGPSKE, via the coding sequence ATGATGCTGATAACGACTTCCCACAGACCCACCAGAAGGACGAGGAGCTTCGGGCACGACCTGGAGAAGGTGTTCCCCAACTCCCTCTACCTGACGAGGGGCAAGAAAACAATCCAGGATCTCCTAATGGAGGCCTACGACAGGAACTACGAGAGGCTCCTGATAATCAACGTCTGGAAGGGCAACCCGCTCAAGATGACCTTCATCAAGGTCGATCCCGAGGACTGGGGCTACCTCGGCTACCTATACCTCCACGGCATAAAGCTCCAGCGCGAGATCGGTTTCAGGGACGTGAGGCCGATACGGGAGGAGATGCCCCTCGTGGTGACCACCGCCAAGCGCGTCGGTCTCGACCACGTTGCCTTCGCCCAGGTTTTTGCAGAACTCACCGGGGGAGTGTTCGTCCCGAGGAAGGAGCGCTCGCTCCTCGGCATAGCCGACAGGTACAACACCGATGTCCTGAGCGTCATCGAGAGGCACCCGCGCGGGATGGCGGTGAACTTCTACCGCCTGGACGTCAGCAGGGAGAAGGCCGTCGGCCCGCTCATAAGCGTCAAGATATGGATAATGGAGGACGGGCGGAGATGGGACTACAAGGAGGCGTCATGGCTGAAGAGGAAAACTGGCCCATCGAAGGAGTGA
- a CDS encoding DUF3194 domain-containing protein, with amino-acid sequence MDEGSSGRRVVHIGLPELSEEQLMEIGEIAQETVIKHVFDTLNRSDVKDIEVTMRLNREETLDLEMEVYLEVPVFVRVDVDGLIEEAVEKAYEAVERKLREIANEGKTEA; translated from the coding sequence ATGGACGAGGGAAGCAGCGGAAGAAGGGTCGTCCACATTGGTCTGCCGGAGCTGAGCGAGGAGCAGCTGATGGAGATAGGCGAGATCGCCCAGGAAACTGTGATAAAGCACGTCTTCGACACCCTCAACCGGAGCGACGTGAAGGACATCGAGGTGACGATGAGGCTAAACCGCGAAGAAACGCTTGACCTTGAGATGGAGGTTTACCTGGAGGTTCCGGTCTTCGTCAGGGTGGACGTCGATGGGCTGATAGAGGAGGCCGTTGAGAAGGCCTACGAGGCAGTTGAGAGGAAGCTGAGGGAGATTGCCAATGAAGGGAAAACTGAAGCTTAA
- the pcc1 gene encoding KEOPS complex subunit Pcc1 has translation MAEEENWPIEGVIELAFPDEETARIVHESVLYEHESVPYRRSRIEFLREGNRIVIRFLARDNSALRGTLNSYLRWIKVAMDSLEV, from the coding sequence ATGGCTGAAGAGGAAAACTGGCCCATCGAAGGAGTGATAGAGCTCGCCTTTCCCGATGAGGAAACCGCGAGAATAGTTCATGAGAGCGTCCTCTACGAGCACGAGAGCGTGCCCTACAGGAGGAGCAGGATAGAGTTCCTCCGAGAGGGGAACAGGATAGTAATCCGCTTTCTCGCCAGGGACAACTCCGCCCTGCGCGGAACTCTGAACTCCTACCTCCGGTGGATAAAGGTAGCCATGGATTCCCTGGAAGTTTAG
- a CDS encoding DHH family phosphoesterase yields the protein MKGKLKLKRFLERSGGKSFLLLCHHNADPDSLGSAIAFALYLKSLGVENVRIGVAQSVSSYAKRLLALSPVPLEKDPAVKEDVVVIFDTSSLEQLEPIEIPRGKFVVLIDHHIEKERPIRADIAVVDSSRTSTAEIVWELFKYFGFYDETAVKALLAGIVTDTANFRFANARTFKAVSEMLERFPVQMGEVFQLVAPASDENIDQAKRMAVLKACQRMEIRKFRRYIIAVSKVSAYESLACKVFLQLGADIAVVGSEKKGVRISARAKESLVKKGLHLGKIMEKVGPVIDGSGGGHAGAAGANGKGNLDEGIKLILKEIERFLREVD from the coding sequence ATGAAGGGAAAACTGAAGCTTAAACGCTTCCTTGAGCGCTCAGGGGGCAAATCCTTCCTGCTTCTCTGCCATCACAACGCCGACCCCGACTCCCTCGGCTCGGCGATAGCCTTCGCCCTCTACCTGAAATCCCTTGGCGTTGAGAATGTGAGGATAGGCGTCGCCCAGAGCGTCTCCTCCTACGCCAAGCGGCTTTTAGCCCTCTCACCCGTTCCCCTTGAAAAGGACCCGGCGGTTAAAGAAGATGTTGTTGTAATCTTCGACACCTCCTCCCTCGAACAGCTCGAACCCATTGAAATTCCTCGCGGGAAGTTCGTCGTTCTCATCGACCACCACATCGAGAAGGAGAGACCGATTAGAGCTGACATAGCGGTCGTTGATTCATCACGCACCTCAACCGCCGAGATAGTCTGGGAGCTGTTCAAATACTTCGGCTTCTACGACGAGACCGCCGTTAAAGCCCTCCTGGCGGGAATAGTCACCGACACCGCCAACTTCCGCTTCGCCAACGCGAGGACCTTCAAAGCGGTAAGCGAGATGCTGGAGCGCTTTCCGGTTCAGATGGGCGAGGTTTTCCAGCTTGTAGCCCCTGCCAGCGACGAGAACATCGACCAGGCAAAGCGCATGGCGGTCTTAAAGGCCTGCCAGAGAATGGAGATAAGGAAGTTCAGGAGGTACATCATTGCCGTCTCGAAGGTTTCTGCCTACGAGTCGCTCGCCTGCAAGGTCTTCCTCCAGCTCGGGGCCGATATAGCGGTTGTGGGGAGCGAGAAGAAGGGAGTGAGGATTTCGGCGAGGGCAAAGGAGAGTCTCGTCAAGAAGGGCCTCCACCTCGGTAAAATCATGGAGAAGGTCGGACCGGTCATAGATGGCTCGGGCGGGGGGCACGCCGGTGCCGCCGGGGCGAACGGAAAGGGGAACCTTGACGAAGGAATCAAACTAATCCTGAAGGAGATAGAGAGGTTTTTGAGGGAGGTGGACTGA